A genomic region of Mycobacterium senriense contains the following coding sequences:
- a CDS encoding heme oxygenase (biliverdin-producing): MCSIAVPASRRLSVAMKEGSAAEHDAAEQSPFMSELLAGRIGAPGYSDYLLRLRVVYAALEDAVRARRDDSMVAAVYDPALERLTAIDADLEHWLPQGAPRDVDSPAAAVYAERLGALTWGGALVAHHYTRYLGDLSGGRGIGKILDRTFDLGGVGLAFYDFPVRPKPYKDAYRARLDALRADTGEIDRIVGEVKFAFGLNQAIFDELADRIAEPQR; encoded by the coding sequence CTGTCGGTCGCGATGAAGGAGGGCTCGGCGGCCGAACACGATGCCGCCGAGCAGAGTCCGTTCATGTCCGAGCTGCTCGCCGGACGGATTGGCGCGCCGGGCTATTCCGACTACCTGCTGCGGTTGCGCGTGGTGTACGCCGCCCTGGAGGACGCCGTGCGGGCGCGCCGTGACGATTCCATGGTTGCCGCCGTGTACGACCCCGCGCTGGAGCGCCTGACGGCTATCGATGCCGACCTCGAGCATTGGCTGCCCCAGGGTGCCCCACGGGACGTCGACTCCCCCGCGGCGGCGGTCTACGCCGAGCGGCTCGGCGCGCTCACGTGGGGTGGGGCGTTGGTGGCCCACCACTACACGCGCTATCTCGGGGATCTCTCCGGAGGCCGGGGCATCGGCAAAATCCTGGATCGCACATTCGATCTCGGTGGCGTCGGCCTTGCGTTCTACGACTTCCCGGTGCGGCCCAAACCCTACAAAGACGCCTATCGAGCTCGCCTCGACGCCCTTCGCGCCGACACCGGCGAAATCGATCGCATCGTCGGCGAGGTGAAGTTCGCCTTCGGCCTGAACCAGGCCATCTTCGATGAATTGGCCGACCGCATCGCGGAACCCCAGCGCTGA
- a CDS encoding SDR family NAD(P)-dependent oxidoreductase, whose protein sequence is MGLLDNKIAVITGANSGIGLATAQRFLDEGADRVFITGRRQPELDDAASKLGPRATAVRGDVGRPEDLDRLYLEVAAARGGLDIVMANAGSTRVARLGEITDDDLDALLTTNVRGVVYTVQKALPLLNDGASIILTGSTTADRGRAGLSIYAATKAAVRSLARAWANELADRNIRVNVIVAGSTATPGSNALAAQTDPDASIEAFRAERIASIPLGRFADPTEIANAAVFLASDLSSFSTGSTVTADGGFNQV, encoded by the coding sequence ATGGGATTGCTCGACAACAAGATCGCCGTCATCACCGGCGCCAACTCCGGGATCGGGCTGGCCACCGCACAGCGGTTCCTTGACGAAGGCGCCGACCGGGTCTTCATCACCGGCCGGCGCCAGCCCGAACTCGACGATGCGGCAAGCAAATTGGGCCCGCGTGCCACCGCGGTGCGCGGTGACGTCGGAAGACCGGAGGACCTGGATCGGCTCTACCTCGAGGTCGCGGCCGCCCGTGGCGGTCTCGACATCGTGATGGCCAACGCCGGATCCACGAGGGTGGCGCGACTGGGGGAGATCACCGACGACGATCTGGATGCGCTGCTGACCACCAACGTCAGGGGAGTCGTCTACACCGTGCAGAAAGCGCTGCCGCTGCTCAACGACGGCGCCTCCATCATCTTGACCGGCTCCACCACGGCAGACCGGGGCCGCGCCGGGCTCAGCATCTACGCCGCCACCAAGGCGGCCGTCCGGTCACTGGCGCGGGCCTGGGCCAACGAACTCGCCGACCGCAACATCCGGGTCAATGTCATCGTGGCAGGCTCGACGGCCACGCCGGGAAGCAACGCGCTGGCCGCGCAGACCGATCCCGACGCCTCGATCGAAGCGTTCCGCGCCGAACGCATCGCCTCGATCCCGCTGGGCCGCTTCGCCGATCCCACCGAGATCGCCAATGCCGCAGTATTTTTGGCCAGCGATCTGTCCAGCTTCAGCACCGGATCCACGGTTACCGCCGACGGCGGATTCAACCAGGTTTGA
- a CDS encoding lipocalin-like domain-containing protein produces the protein MTTLTTQDLREYLVGAWTLESYESSDVDGSNVRYPLGTDARGIIMYTADGYMSAQLMRADRPPIARGDLQIATDDELAAAARGYLAYAGPYSVLEDGVIAHHVDVSLLPNWIGGTQYRAAQVGDDRLQLGPAEPVRIKGKLRNGRLIWQRAKRG, from the coding sequence ATGACGACACTCACCACGCAGGATCTACGTGAGTACCTCGTCGGGGCCTGGACGTTGGAGTCCTACGAAAGCTCCGACGTGGATGGCTCGAACGTGCGCTACCCGTTGGGAACCGACGCCCGCGGAATCATCATGTACACCGCCGACGGCTACATGTCCGCCCAGCTCATGCGCGCGGACCGCCCGCCGATCGCCCGCGGCGACCTTCAAATCGCCACGGACGACGAATTGGCCGCGGCAGCCAGGGGTTATCTGGCCTATGCCGGCCCGTACAGCGTTCTCGAAGACGGCGTGATCGCCCACCACGTCGACGTCAGCCTGCTGCCCAACTGGATCGGCGGAACCCAGTACCGCGCAGCGCAAGTCGGTGATGACCGCCTGCAACTCGGCCCCGCCGAGCCGGTGCGCATCAAGGGCAAGCTCCGCAACGGACGCCTGATCTGGCAGCGCGCGAAACGGGGATAG
- a CDS encoding class I SAM-dependent methyltransferase, with product MTDRRERALSFGSIAEDYDGLRPHPPQQAVDWLVPSGCEVAVDVGAGTGLFTRTLVGRAAQVVAVEPDARMRAVLAERSPGVRAVAGTGEAIPLPDDSADAVFVSSAWHWMDPERAVPEIGRVLRDGGRFGLIWTSRDRDVDWVRDLEVLPRDDTSELDAPDRFRRRHENVVLPDPQIFHNVARETFGFVRTMKIDDVVAMLGTYSRVIIASPDDRAQRLDSARAVLAERFPGAEAIDIPMQSRCWRADRIARVR from the coding sequence GTGACTGATCGACGAGAGCGCGCGTTGTCCTTCGGTTCGATCGCCGAAGACTATGACGGGCTGCGGCCGCACCCGCCGCAGCAGGCGGTGGATTGGCTGGTGCCATCCGGCTGTGAAGTGGCCGTCGACGTCGGTGCGGGCACCGGGTTGTTCACCCGCACGCTCGTCGGCCGGGCCGCGCAGGTCGTCGCCGTCGAACCCGATGCGCGGATGCGTGCGGTGCTGGCCGAGCGGTCTCCCGGGGTTCGCGCCGTGGCGGGCACCGGCGAGGCGATTCCCCTTCCCGACGATTCCGCCGACGCGGTGTTCGTCTCGTCGGCGTGGCATTGGATGGACCCCGAACGGGCGGTGCCGGAGATCGGCCGGGTATTGCGCGATGGCGGGCGGTTCGGGCTGATCTGGACCAGTCGAGATCGCGACGTCGACTGGGTCCGCGACCTCGAGGTGCTGCCCAGGGACGACACGTCCGAACTGGATGCGCCCGACCGCTTCCGCCGGCGCCATGAGAACGTCGTCCTGCCCGATCCGCAGATTTTCCACAACGTCGCGCGGGAGACGTTCGGGTTCGTGCGGACCATGAAGATCGACGACGTCGTCGCGATGCTCGGCACCTACAGCCGGGTGATCATCGCCTCTCCGGATGACCGCGCGCAGCGGCTCGACAGCGCCCGAGCCGTCCTGGCCGAGCGATTCCCCGGCGCCGAAGCCATCGACATCCCGATGCAGTCCCGGTGCTGGCGCGCCGACCGGATCGCCCGCGTCCGCTAG
- a CDS encoding aldehyde dehydrogenase family protein has protein sequence MTVQSVLDEVRERPGSGDVIPIFDPSTEEQIGSFTDCGTEAVGEAVARAKTSAESEIWSGKPDYERAKILWRVADLIDENAELLAELEMLNAGMYPAQAQMQVKIGAEWFRYYAGWCTKIDGIARDVNTGGLTGVDSHMHTYTVREPYGVVGLIFPWNGPVFNFCAKLAPALAAGCNSVVKPAEETPLSAHVLMRLLAQAGVPDGVANLVNGYGHTVGAAITAHPDVEKVAFTGSTEVGRAIVHASADSNLNKVTLELGGKSPVLIFDDAKLKKAIPMSAFGTFVHSGQACVCGSRILVQRGVYDQVVEGMAMVANAMKMGGPKEEGTMSGPLISEKQLNRVLGYLEQGRSDGAEIVTGGHRLDRKGYFVHPTVVTNVDPDTSRLFQEEIFGPVVTILPFDDEDEAVALANNSSYGLAATVWTKDLGRSHRLAKRLKAGTVGLNCAFPYDHSMPFGGYKQSGWGHESGKAGIETYLQTKIVWAQM, from the coding sequence ATGACGGTGCAATCCGTACTGGACGAGGTTCGGGAACGCCCCGGTAGCGGTGACGTGATCCCGATCTTCGATCCCTCCACCGAGGAACAGATCGGCTCGTTCACCGACTGTGGCACCGAAGCCGTCGGCGAGGCGGTTGCGCGCGCGAAAACCAGCGCGGAGTCCGAAATCTGGTCCGGCAAGCCCGATTATGAGCGGGCCAAGATCCTGTGGCGCGTCGCCGACCTGATCGACGAGAACGCCGAGCTGCTCGCCGAGCTCGAAATGCTCAACGCCGGAATGTATCCCGCTCAGGCCCAGATGCAGGTGAAGATCGGTGCCGAGTGGTTCCGCTATTACGCCGGCTGGTGTACCAAGATCGACGGCATCGCGCGGGATGTGAACACCGGCGGCCTGACCGGCGTCGACTCGCACATGCACACCTACACGGTGCGCGAGCCCTACGGGGTGGTCGGGCTAATCTTCCCGTGGAACGGACCGGTGTTCAATTTCTGCGCCAAGCTCGCGCCGGCGCTGGCGGCGGGCTGCAACAGCGTGGTCAAACCCGCTGAGGAGACGCCACTTTCGGCACATGTCCTGATGCGCCTGCTGGCCCAGGCCGGGGTGCCCGACGGGGTGGCCAACCTGGTCAACGGCTACGGGCACACCGTCGGCGCGGCCATCACCGCGCACCCCGACGTGGAGAAGGTCGCCTTCACCGGCTCGACGGAGGTCGGCCGCGCGATCGTGCACGCCTCGGCGGACAGCAACCTCAACAAGGTCACCCTGGAGCTCGGCGGCAAGTCGCCGGTGCTGATCTTCGACGACGCGAAGCTGAAGAAGGCGATCCCGATGTCGGCGTTCGGCACCTTCGTCCACTCGGGGCAGGCCTGCGTGTGCGGTTCCCGCATCCTGGTGCAGCGCGGCGTCTACGACCAGGTCGTCGAGGGCATGGCGATGGTTGCCAACGCCATGAAGATGGGCGGGCCGAAAGAAGAAGGCACCATGAGCGGCCCGCTGATCAGCGAGAAGCAACTCAATCGCGTGCTGGGTTACCTCGAACAGGGCAGGTCCGACGGCGCGGAGATCGTCACCGGCGGACACCGGCTGGACCGCAAGGGCTACTTCGTGCACCCGACGGTCGTCACCAACGTCGACCCCGACACCAGCCGATTGTTCCAGGAGGAGATCTTCGGTCCGGTTGTCACGATTCTGCCGTTCGACGACGAGGACGAGGCCGTCGCGTTGGCCAACAACAGCAGCTACGGGCTGGCCGCCACGGTGTGGACCAAGGACCTCGGCCGCTCGCACCGGCTGGCCAAGCGGCTCAAGGCCGGAACCGTCGGACTCAATTGCGCTTTCCCGTATGACCACTCGATGCCGTTCGGCGGCTACAAGCAGTCCGGTTGGGGCCACGAGTCCGGCAAGGCCGGCATCGAGACCTACCTACAGACGAAGATCGTGTGGGCCCAGATGTAG
- a CDS encoding osmoprotectant NAGGN system M42 family peptidase encodes MGQTAGMAEADRTWMIDTLLALLQTPSPSGRTDAVMQVIGDIFDHFGVPFTLTRRGALTAELPGESATIDRALVVHSDTIGCMVRELKDNGRLEIVPVGTFSARFAAGARVRIFIDDPDEFITGTVMPLKASGHAFGDAIDTQPTDWEHVEVRIDRRVSTREDLVRLGLQVGDFVALITSPELTADGFVVSRHLDGKAGVAIALALAKNFSENKVVLPHRTTIMVTITEEVGHGASHGLPADVAELVSVDNAVCAPGQHSLEDGVTIPMADMHGPFDYHLTRKLCRLAQEQGIPFARDIFRYYRSDAAAAIEAGANTRAALVGFGLDGSHGWERTHIDSLEAAYNLLHCWLQTPLTFAKWDAKPTGDLRDFPSSEQPAPSERWVPLARGDFESPGDASPGTVWPPSEGPQA; translated from the coding sequence GTGGGCCAGACCGCGGGCATGGCCGAGGCCGACCGCACCTGGATGATCGACACACTGCTCGCGCTGCTGCAGACCCCGAGCCCGTCGGGACGCACGGATGCGGTGATGCAGGTGATCGGCGACATCTTCGACCATTTCGGGGTGCCGTTCACGCTGACCCGCCGGGGAGCGCTGACCGCCGAATTGCCCGGTGAGTCCGCGACCATCGACCGGGCCCTGGTGGTGCACTCCGACACCATCGGCTGCATGGTCCGCGAGCTCAAGGACAACGGCCGCCTCGAGATCGTTCCGGTCGGCACCTTTTCGGCGCGGTTCGCCGCCGGCGCCCGGGTGCGCATCTTCATCGACGACCCCGACGAGTTCATCACCGGCACGGTCATGCCCCTCAAGGCCAGTGGGCACGCGTTCGGCGACGCGATCGACACCCAACCCACGGACTGGGAGCACGTCGAGGTTCGCATCGACCGCAGGGTATCGACGCGGGAGGACCTGGTTCGGCTCGGCCTGCAGGTCGGTGATTTCGTGGCCTTGATCACCAGCCCTGAGCTCACCGCCGACGGTTTCGTCGTCTCCCGTCATCTGGACGGGAAGGCGGGCGTCGCGATCGCGCTGGCACTGGCCAAGAACTTCTCCGAGAACAAGGTGGTGCTGCCGCACCGCACCACGATCATGGTCACCATCACCGAGGAGGTCGGCCACGGAGCCAGCCACGGCCTGCCCGCGGATGTCGCCGAGTTGGTCTCGGTGGACAACGCGGTGTGCGCGCCCGGCCAGCATTCCCTCGAGGACGGCGTGACGATCCCGATGGCCGACATGCACGGCCCGTTCGACTACCACCTGACCCGCAAACTCTGCCGGCTCGCACAGGAGCAGGGAATTCCGTTCGCCCGCGACATTTTTCGCTACTACCGCTCCGATGCCGCGGCGGCTATCGAGGCAGGGGCCAACACCCGCGCGGCGCTGGTCGGCTTCGGGCTCGACGGCAGTCATGGCTGGGAACGCACGCACATCGATTCGCTGGAGGCCGCCTACAACCTCCTGCACTGCTGGCTGCAGACACCGTTGACGTTCGCCAAGTGGGACGCCAAGCCGACGGGCGATCTGCGCGACTTTCCGTCGTCGGAGCAGCCCGCGCCCAGCGAGCGGTGGGTGCCGCTGGCCCGCGGCGATTTCGAAAGCCCCGGCGACGCGTCGCCCGGAACGGTCTGGCCACCCTCGGAGGGCCCCCAGGCCTGA
- a CDS encoding HpcH/HpaI aldolase/citrate lyase family protein codes for MAPTLRPRRSALYLPGNKPRALEKGKSLPADVLIFDLEDAVGPDAKADSRATVCDAISSESYRPREVVVRINGLDTEWHRDDLAAVAGSSADGVLVPKVDTGQQVQALAEALAALGAPKSLQLWVMIETPRAFLRAEEVASASDRLAGLVVGTNDLVNELHGLHVPGRAPAVPALGLALLGARAAGKVILDGVFNDITDQGAFRAEAQQGREMGFDGKTLIHPSQIAPANELFGPSHQELEDARKIVSAYEQAQAAGTSVITVDGRMIESLHVRDAKRILTLADLISEMESAS; via the coding sequence ATGGCACCGACCCTGCGCCCGCGCCGATCCGCCCTGTACCTGCCCGGCAATAAGCCCCGCGCGCTGGAGAAGGGCAAGTCGCTGCCGGCGGACGTGCTGATATTCGACCTCGAGGATGCGGTGGGACCCGACGCGAAAGCCGATTCGAGGGCGACGGTGTGCGACGCGATCTCGTCGGAGAGCTACCGGCCTCGCGAGGTTGTGGTGCGGATCAACGGGTTGGACACCGAATGGCACCGGGACGACCTGGCCGCGGTGGCCGGGTCTTCGGCCGACGGCGTGCTGGTGCCGAAAGTCGATACGGGCCAACAGGTTCAAGCGCTGGCCGAGGCGCTCGCCGCCTTGGGAGCGCCGAAGTCGTTGCAGCTGTGGGTGATGATCGAAACGCCCCGCGCCTTTCTGCGGGCCGAGGAGGTCGCGTCGGCCAGCGATCGCCTGGCCGGGTTGGTGGTGGGCACCAACGACCTGGTCAACGAGCTGCACGGCCTGCACGTCCCCGGGCGTGCGCCCGCCGTGCCCGCCCTCGGCCTGGCGTTGTTGGGAGCGAGGGCGGCCGGAAAGGTGATCTTGGATGGCGTGTTCAACGACATCACCGACCAGGGCGCATTCCGGGCCGAGGCCCAGCAGGGCCGGGAAATGGGATTCGACGGCAAGACCCTGATCCACCCGTCGCAGATCGCCCCCGCCAACGAGCTGTTCGGTCCGTCACACCAGGAGCTGGAGGACGCCCGCAAGATCGTGTCGGCCTACGAGCAGGCGCAGGCGGCCGGGACCAGCGTGATCACGGTCGATGGCCGCATGATCGAGAGCCTGCACGTCCGCGACGCCAAGCGAATCCTCACCCTCGCGGATTTGATCTCGGAGATGGAATCCGCTTCCTAG
- a CDS encoding class I SAM-dependent methyltransferase: MSSSGSARTEGDSWDLASSVGATATMVAASRALASREPDPLLDDRFAEPLVRAVGHPFFTRMLDGQIPLDTDDMPMTLQQRREQMTVRTRFFDDFFGAATAAGIRQAVILAAGLDARAYRLPWPSGTVVFEVDQPEVIAFKTATLAQIGAEPAAERRTVAIDLRDDWPTALRDSGFDTDARTAWIAEGLLPYLPPDAQDRLLDNITALSAPGSRLATENITDMSVFTDERARAMRSAWRQHGLDIDVAELIWLGDRRPAAEHLGATGWDVTRHPTEQVYAGYGFALPDNEILRQFRHAISYLSAESR, from the coding sequence ATGTCATCATCTGGCTCGGCGCGTACCGAGGGCGACAGCTGGGACCTGGCCTCCAGCGTGGGCGCGACCGCGACGATGGTCGCGGCCTCCCGAGCGCTGGCATCGCGCGAGCCGGATCCACTACTCGATGACCGGTTCGCCGAGCCGTTGGTGCGGGCGGTCGGGCACCCCTTCTTCACCCGCATGCTGGACGGTCAGATCCCGCTCGACACCGACGACATGCCGATGACGCTGCAACAGCGGCGCGAGCAGATGACAGTGCGGACCAGGTTTTTCGATGATTTCTTCGGCGCCGCCACCGCCGCAGGCATCCGGCAGGCCGTCATCTTGGCCGCCGGGCTGGACGCGCGGGCCTATCGGTTGCCGTGGCCATCGGGCACGGTGGTTTTCGAGGTCGACCAGCCTGAGGTGATCGCCTTCAAGACCGCCACGCTCGCCCAGATCGGCGCGGAACCCGCTGCCGAGCGCCGGACCGTCGCCATCGATCTCCGCGATGATTGGCCAACGGCGCTGCGCGACAGCGGCTTTGACACCGACGCCCGCACGGCGTGGATCGCCGAAGGCTTGCTGCCCTATCTACCGCCCGATGCCCAGGACCGGCTGTTGGACAACATCACCGCGCTCAGCGCGCCGGGCAGCCGGCTGGCCACCGAGAACATCACCGACATGAGCGTCTTCACCGACGAACGGGCGCGGGCGATGCGCAGCGCCTGGCGGCAGCACGGACTGGACATCGATGTCGCCGAGCTGATTTGGCTCGGGGATCGCCGCCCCGCCGCTGAGCACCTGGGTGCCACCGGCTGGGACGTCACCCGCCACCCCACCGAACAGGTCTATGCCGGTTACGGGTTCGCGCTGCCGGACAACGAAATCCTCAGGCAATTTCGTCACGCAATCAGCTACCTCAGTGCCGAATCGCGCTGA
- the zwf gene encoding glucose-6-phosphate dehydrogenase, producing the protein MATEKPQTIAYPAADARPRRDHSDPLDPHVIVLFGATGDLAKRKLIPGLAYLDQSELAPDIQIVATSLEDLSQEEFRDLAKKAIDSFGTHKLTPEQWSNFADIVTYVPQSAGPEALAEAVAQAEDNLGPDVRRLHYLSVPPKAARAVITMLSDAKLVERSRVVMEKPFGTDLASAVALNDFVHETFEETQIFRIDHFLGKEAAQNILAFRFANGLFEPIWNRNFIDHIQIDIPEEKGLDQRANFYEDTGAYKDMVVTHLFQVMAFVVMEPPTALEPFAISEEKNKVFRSMLPVKPSNVVRGQYSGYRDEDGVAKDSDTETFIALKVGIDNWRWAGVPIYLRTGKKMAEGIRVISIAFKEAPRTMFPPGSGVGTQGPDHLTFDLADNSKVSLSFYGKRPGPGMKLDKLSMQFSSQEIDTVVDVLEAYERLILDAMRGDHTLFNTAEGIESLWERSEDLLTDPPPAKLYQPGTWGPNAIHQLIAPNAWRLPFEREWREAKP; encoded by the coding sequence GTGGCTACCGAGAAACCTCAGACCATCGCTTACCCCGCTGCCGACGCCCGCCCGCGTCGCGACCATTCCGATCCGCTCGACCCGCACGTCATCGTCCTTTTCGGGGCGACGGGCGACCTGGCGAAACGAAAACTGATCCCCGGTCTGGCGTATCTGGACCAGTCCGAATTGGCGCCCGATATTCAGATCGTCGCCACGTCGCTCGAAGACCTGAGTCAAGAAGAATTCCGCGATCTCGCCAAGAAGGCGATCGATTCCTTCGGCACGCACAAGCTCACGCCCGAACAGTGGTCGAACTTCGCCGACATCGTCACCTACGTCCCGCAGAGCGCCGGACCCGAGGCGCTGGCCGAGGCGGTGGCGCAGGCCGAAGACAACCTGGGGCCCGACGTCCGGCGGCTGCATTACCTGTCGGTGCCGCCCAAGGCGGCGCGCGCCGTCATCACCATGCTGAGCGACGCCAAGCTGGTCGAACGCTCACGGGTGGTGATGGAGAAGCCGTTTGGCACCGACCTGGCCAGCGCGGTAGCGCTGAACGACTTCGTGCACGAAACCTTCGAGGAAACACAGATTTTCCGCATCGACCACTTCTTGGGCAAGGAGGCCGCGCAGAACATCCTGGCGTTCCGCTTCGCCAACGGCCTGTTCGAGCCGATCTGGAACCGCAACTTCATCGACCACATTCAGATCGACATCCCCGAAGAAAAGGGCCTGGATCAGCGGGCGAACTTTTACGAAGATACCGGCGCTTACAAGGACATGGTGGTGACCCACCTGTTCCAGGTGATGGCGTTCGTGGTGATGGAGCCGCCGACGGCGCTCGAGCCGTTTGCCATCAGCGAGGAAAAGAACAAGGTGTTCCGGTCGATGCTGCCGGTCAAGCCGTCGAACGTGGTGCGCGGTCAGTACAGCGGATACCGCGACGAGGACGGCGTGGCAAAGGATTCCGACACCGAGACGTTCATCGCCCTCAAGGTCGGCATCGACAACTGGCGATGGGCCGGGGTACCCATCTACCTGCGCACCGGCAAGAAGATGGCCGAGGGCATCCGCGTTATCTCCATCGCGTTCAAGGAGGCCCCGCGGACCATGTTCCCGCCCGGATCCGGGGTGGGCACCCAGGGTCCCGATCACCTCACCTTCGACCTTGCCGACAACTCGAAGGTTTCGCTGTCGTTCTATGGCAAGCGGCCCGGCCCCGGCATGAAGCTGGACAAACTGTCCATGCAGTTTTCCTCGCAGGAGATCGATACCGTCGTGGACGTGCTGGAGGCCTACGAACGATTGATTCTCGATGCGATGCGGGGCGACCACACGCTGTTCAACACCGCCGAAGGCATCGAATCATTATGGGAGCGCTCGGAAGACCTGCTCACCGATCCGCCGCCGGCCAAGCTGTATCAGCCCGGCACATGGGGCCCCAACGCGATTCACCAATTGATCGCACCGAACGCGTGGCGGCTGCCGTTCGAGCGGGAGTGGCGCGAGGCCAAGCCTTAG
- a CDS encoding FAD-dependent monooxygenase, whose product MDVSGVAENGGTEQAVIIAGGGPTGLMLAGELALAGVDAAIVERRTSQDLIGTRAGGLHSRTIEVLDQRGIADRFLSRGQVAQVAGFSQIRLDISDFPTRHPYGLALWQNEIERVLADWVGELGVPIYRGGQVATFAQDGSGVDVGLSDGRVMRGEYLVGCDGGRSVIRKAAGIEFPGWDATTSYLLAEVEIDFGTGQSPQWGIRHDAIGVHALSSAEEGGPVRVMVTEAQLGPATEPTLRDLSQALVAVYGTDYGIHSPTWLSRFTDAARQAAAYRRGRVLLAGDAAHIHHPVGGQGLNTGVQDAVNLGWKLGQVVNKTSHDGLLDSYHAERHPVARRVLRNALAQMALLRPDERTQALRDTVSGLFAMDEPRTCFAAMMSGLDIRYDLGGGHPLVGRRMPDLDLVTTDGSLRVFDLLRDARPVLLNFGETGLIEVTPWADRVPTVDAKHIDRCVLPVLGAVTMPPAVLIRPDGHVAWAGTGNDPALRDSLATWFGPAAAT is encoded by the coding sequence GTGGATGTTTCGGGGGTAGCGGAAAATGGCGGCACCGAGCAAGCGGTGATCATCGCCGGGGGCGGCCCGACCGGCCTCATGCTGGCGGGCGAGTTGGCTTTGGCGGGGGTCGACGCCGCCATTGTGGAGCGGCGCACCAGCCAGGACCTGATCGGAACTCGGGCCGGCGGCCTGCATTCCCGCACCATCGAAGTTCTCGATCAGCGTGGCATCGCCGATCGGTTCCTGTCCCGGGGCCAGGTCGCGCAGGTCGCCGGGTTCTCCCAGATCCGGCTGGACATCAGTGACTTTCCCACCCGGCACCCCTACGGACTCGCGCTGTGGCAGAACGAGATCGAACGCGTCCTGGCCGACTGGGTCGGCGAGCTCGGCGTGCCGATCTACCGCGGCGGGCAGGTGGCAACGTTTGCCCAGGACGGCAGCGGCGTCGACGTCGGCCTGTCCGACGGCCGCGTGATGCGGGGGGAGTATCTCGTCGGGTGCGACGGAGGACGCAGCGTGATCCGCAAAGCGGCCGGCATCGAATTCCCCGGATGGGACGCGACGACCAGTTATCTGCTCGCCGAGGTCGAAATCGATTTCGGGACCGGACAATCCCCGCAGTGGGGGATCCGCCACGACGCGATCGGCGTCCATGCCCTGTCCAGCGCCGAGGAGGGTGGACCCGTTCGGGTGATGGTCACCGAGGCGCAGCTTGGACCGGCCACCGAACCCACGCTGCGCGACCTGAGCCAGGCGCTCGTCGCCGTCTACGGGACGGACTACGGAATCCACAGTCCCACTTGGCTTTCCCGGTTCACCGACGCGGCGCGGCAGGCCGCCGCCTACCGCCGCGGGCGAGTTCTGCTGGCCGGCGACGCCGCGCATATCCACCACCCGGTGGGCGGGCAGGGCCTCAACACCGGCGTGCAGGATGCGGTGAATCTGGGCTGGAAGCTGGGCCAGGTTGTCAACAAGACGTCGCACGACGGCCTGCTGGACAGCTACCACGCCGAACGGCACCCGGTTGCCCGGCGGGTGCTGCGCAACGCGTTGGCGCAGATGGCGCTCCTTCGCCCCGACGAACGCACCCAGGCACTGCGCGACACCGTGTCCGGCCTTTTCGCCATGGACGAACCCCGCACCTGTTTCGCCGCGATGATGTCCGGCCTGGACATCCGTTACGACCTGGGCGGGGGACACCCGCTGGTGGGGCGCCGCATGCCCGACCTGGACCTGGTCACCACCGACGGGTCGCTGCGCGTGTTCGACCTGCTGCGCGACGCCCGTCCGGTGCTGCTCAACTTCGGCGAGACCGGTCTCATCGAGGTCACGCCCTGGGCGGACCGGGTTCCGACGGTAGACGCGAAACATATTGACCGGTGCGTGCTTCCGGTGCTCGGTGCCGTGACCATGCCGCCCGCGGTGTTGATCCGGCCGGACGGACACGTCGCCTGGGCCGGCACCGGCAACGACCCGGCGCTACGCGACTCCCTCGCCACCTGGTTCGGGCCGGCCGCCGCGACGTGA